In Rahnella sikkimica, the following are encoded in one genomic region:
- a CDS encoding methyl-accepting chemotaxis protein, whose amino-acid sequence MDTPTFTTTRTSFISNIRLITLISLILTGILFLFALSIGTSGFFLKQSNAALANATQELQIRLALSNSSNHLRTARLLLIQAAAAARIGDQDVFKQNLTDAASRIKQSQASFDSYINRPNKTDKDLALDEPLKQAYNAYLTKGMAPMLESAQQAHFEEVISQEAETVRGLDQANNAPLLAAIAYRTETANAINDKAQHNAVLGYMLMGGGFLIALVLTFITYLVMRKVIINPLNRLVSRIQKISEGDLTQPAESSGRNEIGVLSSNVEQMQSSLSSTVRTVREGAVSIYQGSTEIASGNTDLSSRTEQQAAALEETAASMEQLTATVKQNSENAHHASKLAADASNKAQKGGDIVADVVTTMDKISRSSSKIAEITTVINSIAFQTNILALNAAVEAARAGEQGRGFAVVASEVRNLAQRSAQAAKEIEALIEESVDYVGEGCILVGDAGDTMSEIVTAVSHVTDIMGEIASASDEQSRGISQVSQAVSEMDGVTQQNAALVQEASAAAASLEEQAARLTQAVAVFRLDAHTQNPSAKRQPPARVLKSPASRTTKNANEAPNWETF is encoded by the coding sequence ATGGATACTCCTACATTCACGACAACGCGCACCTCTTTTATCAGTAATATCCGACTTATCACCCTGATTAGCCTGATCCTCACCGGGATCCTCTTCCTGTTTGCCCTGTCCATCGGGACATCCGGTTTCTTTTTAAAGCAGAGTAATGCGGCGCTGGCGAATGCCACGCAGGAATTGCAGATCCGTCTCGCGCTGTCGAACAGCTCCAACCATTTACGCACCGCACGGTTATTACTGATTCAGGCGGCGGCCGCAGCCCGTATCGGCGATCAGGACGTGTTTAAACAAAACCTGACCGATGCAGCCAGCCGGATTAAGCAATCTCAGGCCAGTTTTGACAGCTATATTAACCGGCCTAATAAAACGGATAAGGATCTGGCGCTCGATGAACCGCTGAAACAAGCGTACAACGCCTATCTGACCAAAGGCATGGCACCGATGCTGGAATCCGCGCAGCAGGCACATTTCGAAGAAGTGATTTCGCAGGAAGCGGAAACCGTGCGCGGGCTGGATCAGGCTAACAATGCGCCATTACTGGCGGCGATTGCTTACCGCACCGAAACAGCCAATGCGATTAATGACAAGGCACAGCACAACGCGGTGCTCGGCTATATGCTGATGGGCGGCGGTTTTCTGATTGCGCTGGTGCTGACATTTATCACCTATCTGGTGATGCGCAAAGTCATCATCAATCCGCTGAATCGCCTGGTGTCGCGTATCCAGAAAATTTCTGAAGGCGATTTGACGCAACCGGCAGAAAGCAGCGGTCGCAACGAAATCGGCGTGTTAAGCAGTAATGTTGAGCAGATGCAAAGCTCGCTGTCTTCCACCGTCAGAACCGTGCGCGAAGGTGCTGTGTCGATTTATCAGGGTTCTACGGAAATTGCATCGGGCAACACCGATCTTTCTTCCCGCACCGAACAACAGGCCGCTGCGCTGGAAGAAACCGCCGCCAGCATGGAACAGCTGACCGCGACAGTGAAACAGAACTCCGAGAACGCCCATCACGCCAGCAAACTGGCAGCAGATGCCTCGAATAAAGCGCAGAAAGGCGGCGATATCGTGGCGGACGTGGTGACAACCATGGATAAAATTTCCCGCAGCTCATCCAAAATCGCTGAAATCACCACGGTGATTAACAGTATTGCCTTCCAGACCAACATTCTGGCGCTGAACGCCGCGGTCGAAGCCGCGCGTGCAGGCGAGCAAGGTCGCGGATTTGCCGTGGTGGCCAGCGAAGTACGCAACCTCGCGCAGCGCAGCGCACAGGCCGCCAAAGAAATCGAAGCGTTAATTGAAGAATCGGTGGATTACGTCGGCGAAGGCTGCATTCTGGTGGGCGATGCCGGGGATACGATGTCCGAAATCGTGACCGCCGTCAGCCATGTGACGGACATTATGGGCGAAATCGCCTCGGCGTCTGACGAACAAAGCCGTGGGATCAGCCAGGTGAGCCAGGCAGTTTCTGAGATGGACGGTGTCACCCAGCAGAACGCCGCGCTGGTGCAGGAAGCGTCCGCGGCCGCGGCATCACTGGAAGAACAGGCAGCGCGCTTAACGCAGGCCGTCGCGGTATTCCGTCTTGATGCGCATACACAAAATCCATCGGCAAAGCGCCAGCCGCCGGCGCGCGTACTGAAGTCCCCTGCTTCACGCACCACAAAAAACGCGAACGAAGCGCCAAACTGGGAAACATTCTGA
- a CDS encoding DUF979 domain-containing protein: MISLQTVYILAGLMFCAYAFFNLRDKSNARRYVNALFWGVYGITFLFGGELPHFITGCMAILLAVIAGTGKLGKGKSDSEQPERVEKREAGAKRFGNKLFIPALLIPIVTLIGTLTLKYTPLVEAKNVTLISLVIGTLVAFIVALVMLRDSPVKAIKAGGQTMDTVGWAAILPQMLAALGALFALAGVGGVVSELVKNIIPLGSPLAIVVAYTFGMALFTMIMGNGFAAFPVMTAGIGLPLIVNQLGGNPAIMGAIGMLSGFCGTLMTPMAANFNIVPAALLELQDKNGVIKAQWKTGVLLLLVNTSFMYLFVFRF, translated from the coding sequence ATGATCTCTTTGCAAACCGTGTACATCCTTGCCGGGCTAATGTTCTGCGCTTACGCCTTCTTCAACCTGCGCGACAAAAGCAATGCACGCCGCTACGTGAACGCGCTGTTCTGGGGCGTTTACGGCATCACGTTCCTGTTTGGCGGCGAATTGCCGCATTTCATCACCGGCTGTATGGCCATTCTCCTGGCGGTGATTGCTGGCACCGGCAAACTGGGTAAAGGGAAATCTGACAGCGAACAGCCTGAGCGGGTCGAAAAACGCGAAGCCGGTGCAAAGCGTTTCGGCAATAAGCTGTTTATCCCTGCCCTGCTCATTCCGATTGTGACGCTGATTGGCACGCTGACGCTGAAATACACGCCGCTGGTGGAAGCCAAAAACGTCACGCTGATTTCACTGGTGATCGGCACGCTGGTGGCGTTTATCGTCGCGCTGGTGATGCTGCGCGATTCGCCGGTTAAAGCCATTAAAGCGGGCGGTCAGACGATGGATACCGTCGGCTGGGCAGCAATTTTACCGCAAATGCTGGCCGCACTCGGCGCGTTGTTTGCGCTGGCAGGCGTCGGCGGCGTGGTGTCGGAGCTGGTCAAAAACATTATTCCGCTCGGCTCACCGCTGGCAATTGTGGTGGCGTACACCTTCGGTATGGCGCTGTTTACCATGATCATGGGCAACGGCTTTGCGGCGTTCCCTGTGATGACCGCCGGTATCGGCCTGCCGCTTATCGTCAATCAGCTCGGCGGCAACCCGGCGATTATGGGTGCTATCGGTATGCTTTCCGGCTTCTGCGGTACGCTGATGACGCCGATGGCGGCCAACTTTAATATCGTGCCTGCGGCGTTGCTCGAATTGCAGGATAAAAACGGCGTGATCAAGGCGCAGTGGAAAACCGGCGTTTTACTGCTGCTGGTTAACACCTCGTTCATGTACCTGTTTGTGTTCCGCTTCTGA
- the dsrB gene encoding protein DsrB translates to MKVNDLVTVKTDGGPRREGKVLAVEEFYEGVMYLVSLEDYPAGIWFFNEGDTKDGTFVEPREGTE, encoded by the coding sequence ATGAAAGTTAATGATCTTGTGACAGTGAAAACCGATGGCGGCCCACGTCGCGAAGGTAAAGTATTAGCCGTAGAGGAATTTTACGAGGGCGTCATGTATCTGGTGTCGCTGGAAGACTATCCGGCAGGCATATGGTTCTTCAATGAAGGCGATACCAAAGACGGCACATTCGTTGAGCCGCGTGAAGGCACGGAATAA
- a CDS encoding AI-2E family transporter — translation MQIVRSNQIRWLSVFIVMGGLLLVLPLHLLACFIAGFLVYELVNGLTPYFQKIISGERARWVVVAFISTVVVSFLTIAVAGLADFLMEDMKNPVAFNAMVSRLLTDAQSRLSPVLLHYLPANIEELQRSFLQWLREHIVMIQTFGKNAAHVFVTMLIGMILGAIISLQHHTQGEHHAPLKKELLQRVRLLSDAFRNVVFAQFQISLINTVLSAVFLFGILPLFGIHLPLAKTLVVVTFVCGLLPVVGNLISNTLIFIVGLSLSLWVGALVLGYLIIIHKVEYFLNARIVGGRIKAKSWEVLLAMLVFEAAFGIPGVVAAPIYYAYLKSELKDAGLI, via the coding sequence ATGCAAATAGTGAGATCGAATCAGATTCGCTGGCTCAGTGTATTCATTGTGATGGGCGGGCTTTTATTGGTTCTTCCTCTTCATTTACTGGCATGTTTTATCGCCGGTTTTTTGGTGTATGAACTGGTCAACGGACTGACGCCGTATTTTCAGAAGATCATCAGCGGCGAACGGGCGCGCTGGGTGGTGGTGGCGTTTATCAGCACGGTGGTCGTGAGCTTCCTGACGATTGCCGTCGCCGGGCTGGCCGATTTCCTGATGGAAGACATGAAGAATCCGGTGGCGTTTAACGCCATGGTGTCGCGATTGCTGACAGATGCGCAAAGCCGCTTATCACCGGTGCTCCTGCATTATCTTCCTGCCAATATCGAAGAGTTGCAGCGCAGTTTCCTGCAATGGTTGCGTGAACACATCGTGATGATTCAGACGTTTGGTAAAAACGCCGCGCACGTTTTCGTCACCATGCTGATCGGCATGATCCTCGGCGCGATCATTTCGCTTCAACATCACACGCAGGGCGAACACCATGCGCCGTTGAAAAAAGAGTTGCTTCAGCGCGTACGTTTACTGAGTGACGCTTTCCGCAATGTGGTGTTTGCGCAGTTCCAGATTTCGCTGATCAATACCGTGCTTTCCGCCGTGTTCCTGTTCGGGATTTTGCCCTTATTCGGTATTCATCTGCCGCTGGCGAAAACGCTGGTCGTCGTGACGTTCGTCTGCGGTTTGCTGCCGGTGGTGGGGAATCTGATTTCGAATACGCTGATTTTTATCGTCGGGCTTTCGCTGTCCCTGTGGGTCGGGGCGCTGGTGCTGGGGTATCTCATCATCATTCATAAAGTGGAATACTTCCTGAATGCGCGGATTGTCGGTGGCCGTATCAAGGCGAAATCCTGGGAAGTGTTGCTGGCGATGCTGGTGTTTGAAGCCGCCTTTGGTATTCCCGGCGTGGTCGCTGCCCCTATCTATTACGCCTATTTGAAAAGCGAACTGAAAGACGCAGGCCTGATCTGA
- a CDS encoding DUF969 domain-containing protein: protein MWVLIGIPIVVLGFALRFNPLLVVTVAGISTGLAGGMHTVEIISAFGKAFTDNRYMGLIWLTLPVIAILERSGLKEQARHLISKVHAATTGRVLMLYFFLRQMTAALGLNSLGGHAQMVRPLIAPMAEAAAVTQYGDLPEDVRQKIRAHAAAADNVAVFFGEDIFIAVQSILLIKGFLEQYGINVEPLHLSVWAIPTAIAALIIHFIRLWLLDRSLAKRFDTQHGSAAK, encoded by the coding sequence ATGTGGGTTTTAATTGGCATTCCGATCGTCGTGCTGGGTTTTGCGCTGCGGTTCAATCCATTATTAGTGGTCACGGTGGCGGGTATTTCCACCGGGCTGGCGGGCGGGATGCACACCGTCGAAATTATCAGTGCTTTCGGCAAGGCGTTCACCGATAACCGTTATATGGGCCTTATCTGGCTGACATTGCCGGTCATCGCCATTCTCGAACGCAGCGGCCTGAAAGAGCAGGCCAGACACCTGATTTCCAAAGTCCATGCGGCGACCACAGGCCGCGTGCTGATGTTGTACTTTTTCCTGCGCCAGATGACCGCCGCGCTGGGGCTGAATTCTCTGGGCGGACATGCCCAAATGGTGCGTCCGCTGATTGCGCCGATGGCCGAAGCCGCCGCCGTCACCCAATACGGTGATTTGCCTGAGGACGTGCGCCAGAAAATCCGTGCCCACGCCGCTGCTGCCGATAACGTCGCGGTATTTTTTGGCGAGGATATCTTTATCGCCGTGCAGTCGATTCTGCTGATTAAAGGTTTTCTGGAACAGTACGGCATTAACGTCGAGCCGCTGCACCTTTCCGTGTGGGCGATCCCGACCGCCATTGCGGCGCTGATTATCCACTTTATCCGGCTCTGGCTGCTCGACCGCTCGCTGGCAAAACGTTTTGATACGCAACACGGGAGTGCCGCGAAATGA
- the cspE gene encoding transcription antiterminator/RNA stability regulator CspE → MSMMKGQVKWFNESKGFGFITPADGSKDVFVHFSAIQDQGFKTLAEGQNVQFTIENGAKGPSAANVTAI, encoded by the coding sequence ATGTCAATGATGAAAGGTCAGGTTAAGTGGTTTAACGAGTCTAAAGGCTTTGGCTTCATCACTCCTGCTGACGGCAGCAAAGATGTGTTCGTACACTTCTCCGCTATCCAGGATCAAGGTTTCAAGACCCTGGCTGAAGGCCAGAACGTACAGTTCACTATCGAGAACGGTGCTAAAGGTCCGTCTGCGGCTAACGTTACCGCTATCTAA
- a CDS encoding NAD(P)-dependent alcohol dehydrogenase: protein MTFNVHGFAALSADAPLAPHNFVRRDPRDTDVVIDILYCGVCHSDIHQARNEWHQSIYPMVPGHEIIGRVKQVGAKVTGFKVGDTVGVGCMVDSCQHCESCAESLEQYCEEGATMTYNSHDRHDNMMTYGGYSEQIVVSEKFVLRVSEKLDIKAAAPLLCAGITTYSPLMHWKVGKGHKVAIVGLGGLGHMGLKFAKALGADVTLFTRSKGKEQEAYRLGADHVVLSTDAEQMAAVKSHFDFILDTVPNSHDLNPYLDTLKRDGTHILVGLIEPIEPALHSGKLVMGRKTVAGSLIGGIAETQEMLDFCAEHDISCDVEMIDMQDINSAYERMLKSDVKYRFVVDMASLKNAG from the coding sequence ATGACTTTTAACGTTCATGGTTTCGCTGCACTTTCAGCGGATGCGCCTCTTGCGCCTCATAATTTTGTTCGCCGTGACCCGCGTGATACCGACGTTGTTATCGACATTCTGTATTGCGGCGTCTGCCATTCAGATATCCATCAGGCCCGTAATGAATGGCATCAAAGCATTTATCCGATGGTTCCGGGGCACGAAATTATCGGCCGCGTGAAGCAGGTTGGCGCGAAAGTCACCGGCTTCAAAGTGGGTGATACCGTCGGTGTAGGTTGTATGGTCGATTCTTGTCAGCACTGTGAATCCTGCGCAGAAAGCCTGGAACAGTACTGTGAAGAAGGCGCGACCATGACCTATAACAGCCACGATCGTCATGACAATATGATGACCTACGGCGGTTACTCCGAACAAATCGTCGTTTCAGAAAAATTCGTTCTGCGCGTTTCTGAAAAACTGGACATCAAAGCCGCTGCACCGCTGCTGTGCGCCGGTATCACCACGTACTCCCCGCTGATGCACTGGAAAGTCGGAAAAGGCCATAAAGTCGCCATCGTCGGTCTGGGCGGTCTGGGCCACATGGGCCTGAAATTTGCCAAAGCCCTGGGCGCAGATGTCACGCTGTTCACGCGTTCTAAAGGCAAAGAGCAGGAAGCGTACCGTCTGGGCGCGGACCACGTTGTGCTGTCCACCGATGCAGAACAAATGGCGGCGGTGAAAAGCCACTTCGATTTCATCCTCGATACCGTGCCGAATTCGCATGATCTGAACCCGTATCTGGATACCCTGAAACGCGACGGCACGCATATTCTGGTCGGTTTGATTGAGCCAATCGAACCTGCGTTGCACAGCGGTAAACTGGTGATGGGCCGCAAAACTGTTGCCGGATCTCTGATCGGCGGCATCGCAGAAACCCAGGAAATGCTGGATTTCTGTGCCGAACACGACATCTCTTGTGATGTTGAAATGATTGACATGCAGGACATCAATAGCGCTTACGAACGTATGCTGAAAAGCGACGTGAAATACCGCTTTGTTGTTGACATGGCGTCACTGAAAAACGCCGGATAA
- a CDS encoding ion transporter, whose product METFWIVASLLSVFILFFESSATDLFPNTPNILWRFGLAEAAFTALFSVEYVLRVFSSPRKTRYPLSFFGIIDLLTILPMYIIWLIPSFGTATDLIVLIRLLRILRVLRVLKLLRYMSDAGILWRSLMRAKRKLGIFFGFVAIILCLFGGLMFAAEGGQDGFTSLGTSVYWAVVTLTTVGYGDITPHTAIGRMLASVLILLGYSIIAVPTGILTAYMSQELEKGRAARSCQTCLHSGHEIDAKFCAHCGAVLTSEKTQPIEK is encoded by the coding sequence ATGGAAACGTTCTGGATCGTGGCGTCGCTACTCAGCGTGTTTATTTTGTTCTTTGAATCCAGCGCTACGGATTTATTCCCCAATACACCCAACATTCTCTGGCGGTTCGGCCTGGCCGAAGCGGCCTTTACGGCGCTGTTTTCCGTCGAATACGTTCTGCGGGTGTTTTCGTCCCCGCGTAAAACGCGTTATCCGCTGAGTTTTTTCGGCATTATCGATTTGCTGACGATCTTGCCGATGTACATCATCTGGCTGATCCCGTCCTTTGGCACGGCCACTGACCTGATCGTACTGATACGGTTGCTGAGGATTTTACGCGTCCTGCGCGTGCTGAAACTTCTGCGGTATATGAGCGACGCCGGGATTTTGTGGCGCAGCCTGATGCGGGCGAAACGCAAGCTGGGCATCTTTTTTGGCTTCGTGGCGATCATCTTGTGTTTATTTGGCGGGCTGATGTTTGCTGCAGAAGGCGGGCAGGACGGATTTACCTCGCTCGGTACGTCGGTTTACTGGGCTGTGGTGACGCTGACCACGGTCGGTTACGGCGATATCACGCCGCATACGGCAATCGGCAGAATGCTGGCGTCGGTGCTTATCCTGCTGGGCTATTCCATCATCGCTGTACCGACCGGGATTTTAACGGCTTATATGTCACAAGAGTTGGAAAAAGGGCGTGCCGCCCGTTCTTGTCAGACTTGTCTGCATTCGGGCCATGAAATTGATGCTAAGTTTTGTGCGCACTGTGGCGCAGTGCTGACATCAGAAAAGACCCAACCTATTGAAAAATAG